A genomic stretch from Falco cherrug isolate bFalChe1 chromosome 1, bFalChe1.pri, whole genome shotgun sequence includes:
- the PURG gene encoding purine-rich element-binding protein gamma isoform X3: MERGRGGGGGRNLGGSGLHRSIYSQSQQQYHYPASSQGGCMEIQELASKRVDIQKKRFYLDVKQSSRGRFLKIAEVWIGRGRQDNIRKSKLTLSLSVAAELKDCLGDFIEHYAHLGLKGGHGHRHEHSNGKEQHPRRRQQHPPPSPPVSVGSEEHPHSVLKTEYIERDNRKYYLDLKENQRGRFLRIRQTMSRGPGMMGYFGHSLGQEQTIVLPAQGMIEFRDALVQLIEEYGEGDIEDRRGGGDEPPELPEGTSFRVDNKRFYFDVGSNRCCC, translated from the exons atggaaagagggagaggaggaggaggaggaaggaaccTGGGAGGCTCTGGCCTGCACAGGAGCATTTATTCCCAGTCCCAGCAGCAGTACCATTACCCGGCCTCCTCCCAGGGGGGCTGCATGGAGATCCAGGAGCTGGCCTCCAAGAGGGTGGACATCCAGAAAAAGCGATTTTATCTGGATGTGAAACAGAGCTCCCGAGGCCGCTTCCTGAAGATCGCCGAGGTTTGGATAGGAAGAGGCAGGCAGGACAACATCAGGAAAAGCAAGCTGACCCTCTCCTTGTCCGTGGCTGCCGAGCTGAAGGACTGCCTGGGGGACTTCATCGAGCACTATGCCCACTTGGGCCTGAAAGGCGGCCATGGTCACCGGCACGAGCACAGCAATGGCAAAGAGCAGCATCCCCGGAGGCGACAGCAGCACCCGCCGCCTTCGCCTCCGGTGTCTGTCGGCTCCGAAGAGCACCCTCACAGCGTCCTCAAAACGGAGTACATCGAGAGGGACAACAGAAAGTATTACCTGGACCTGAAGGAGAATCAGCGAGGGCGTTTCTTGCGGATTAGACAAACCATGAGTAGGGGACCTGGCATGATGGGTTATTTTGGTCACAGCCTGGGACAGGAGCAGACGATCGTCCTTCCAGCGCAAGGGATGATTGAGTTCAGGGATGCTTTGGTCCAGCTGATTGAAGAATATGGCGAGGGGGACATAGAGGATCGCCGGGGGGGAGGCGATGAGCCCCCGGAGCTCCCTGAGGGCACCTCCTTCCGAGTGGACAACAAGCGCTTCTACTTCGACGTGGGATCCAACAG GTGTTGTTGTTAG
- the PURG gene encoding purine-rich element-binding protein gamma isoform X1 has protein sequence MERGRGGGGGRNLGGSGLHRSIYSQSQQQYHYPASSQGGCMEIQELASKRVDIQKKRFYLDVKQSSRGRFLKIAEVWIGRGRQDNIRKSKLTLSLSVAAELKDCLGDFIEHYAHLGLKGGHGHRHEHSNGKEQHPRRRQQHPPPSPPVSVGSEEHPHSVLKTEYIERDNRKYYLDLKENQRGRFLRIRQTMSRGPGMMGYFGHSLGQEQTIVLPAQGMIEFRDALVQLIEEYGEGDIEDRRGGGDEPPELPEGTSFRVDNKRFYFDVGSNRYGIFLKVSEVRPPYRNTITVPYKAWTRFGENFIKYEEEMRRIYNSHKEKRMDARGDSGEEQEGLE, from the coding sequence atggaaagagggagaggaggaggaggaggaaggaaccTGGGAGGCTCTGGCCTGCACAGGAGCATTTATTCCCAGTCCCAGCAGCAGTACCATTACCCGGCCTCCTCCCAGGGGGGCTGCATGGAGATCCAGGAGCTGGCCTCCAAGAGGGTGGACATCCAGAAAAAGCGATTTTATCTGGATGTGAAACAGAGCTCCCGAGGCCGCTTCCTGAAGATCGCCGAGGTTTGGATAGGAAGAGGCAGGCAGGACAACATCAGGAAAAGCAAGCTGACCCTCTCCTTGTCCGTGGCTGCCGAGCTGAAGGACTGCCTGGGGGACTTCATCGAGCACTATGCCCACTTGGGCCTGAAAGGCGGCCATGGTCACCGGCACGAGCACAGCAATGGCAAAGAGCAGCATCCCCGGAGGCGACAGCAGCACCCGCCGCCTTCGCCTCCGGTGTCTGTCGGCTCCGAAGAGCACCCTCACAGCGTCCTCAAAACGGAGTACATCGAGAGGGACAACAGAAAGTATTACCTGGACCTGAAGGAGAATCAGCGAGGGCGTTTCTTGCGGATTAGACAAACCATGAGTAGGGGACCTGGCATGATGGGTTATTTTGGTCACAGCCTGGGACAGGAGCAGACGATCGTCCTTCCAGCGCAAGGGATGATTGAGTTCAGGGATGCTTTGGTCCAGCTGATTGAAGAATATGGCGAGGGGGACATAGAGGATCGCCGGGGGGGAGGCGATGAGCCCCCGGAGCTCCCTGAGGGCACCTCCTTCCGAGTGGACAACAAGCGCTTCTACTTCGACGTGGGATCCAACAGGTACGGCATTTTCCTGAAGGTAAGTGAGGTGAGGCCGCCCTACCGTAACACCATCACGGTTCCATACAAAGCATGGACACGGTTTGGGGAAAATTTTATCAAGTACGAAGAAGAGATGAGGAGAATTTACAAcagccataaagaaaaaagaatggatGCCAGAGGGGACAGTGGTGAAGAGCAAGAGGGTCTTGAATAG
- the PURG gene encoding purine-rich element-binding protein gamma isoform X2, with protein sequence MERGRGGGGGRNLGGSGLHRSIYSQSQQQYHYPASSQGGCMEIQELASKRVDIQKKRFYLDVKQSSRGRFLKIAEVWIGRGRQDNIRKSKLTLSLSVAAELKDCLGDFIEHYAHLGLKGGHGHRHEHSNGKEQHPRRRQQHPPPSPPVSVGSEEHPHSVLKTEYIERDNRKYYLDLKENQRGRFLRIRQTMSRGPGMMGYFGHSLGQEQTIVLPAQGMIEFRDALVQLIEEYGEGDIEDRRGGGDEPPELPEGTSFRVDNKRFYFDVGSNRYGIFLKVLLLGGNIRAPPSPPSHPPSAGAAIKQFDLITHHQVSVLSR encoded by the exons atggaaagagggagaggaggaggaggaggaaggaaccTGGGAGGCTCTGGCCTGCACAGGAGCATTTATTCCCAGTCCCAGCAGCAGTACCATTACCCGGCCTCCTCCCAGGGGGGCTGCATGGAGATCCAGGAGCTGGCCTCCAAGAGGGTGGACATCCAGAAAAAGCGATTTTATCTGGATGTGAAACAGAGCTCCCGAGGCCGCTTCCTGAAGATCGCCGAGGTTTGGATAGGAAGAGGCAGGCAGGACAACATCAGGAAAAGCAAGCTGACCCTCTCCTTGTCCGTGGCTGCCGAGCTGAAGGACTGCCTGGGGGACTTCATCGAGCACTATGCCCACTTGGGCCTGAAAGGCGGCCATGGTCACCGGCACGAGCACAGCAATGGCAAAGAGCAGCATCCCCGGAGGCGACAGCAGCACCCGCCGCCTTCGCCTCCGGTGTCTGTCGGCTCCGAAGAGCACCCTCACAGCGTCCTCAAAACGGAGTACATCGAGAGGGACAACAGAAAGTATTACCTGGACCTGAAGGAGAATCAGCGAGGGCGTTTCTTGCGGATTAGACAAACCATGAGTAGGGGACCTGGCATGATGGGTTATTTTGGTCACAGCCTGGGACAGGAGCAGACGATCGTCCTTCCAGCGCAAGGGATGATTGAGTTCAGGGATGCTTTGGTCCAGCTGATTGAAGAATATGGCGAGGGGGACATAGAGGATCGCCGGGGGGGAGGCGATGAGCCCCCGGAGCTCCCTGAGGGCACCTCCTTCCGAGTGGACAACAAGCGCTTCTACTTCGACGTGGGATCCAACAGGTACGGCATTTTCCTGAAG GTGTTGTTGTTAGGAGGTAATATCCGTGCTCCGCCATCgcccccttcccacccacccagcGCTGGGGCTGCCATCAAGCAATTCGACCTAATCACCCACCACCAGGTTTCAGTGTTGTCCCGCTGA